CGAACTCTGTGGGGGTACGGTGCGTTGCAGAGTTCCCAGATCGATCTGCTGGAATAAAGTTTGTTTGGCAAATGATCAACGCCTTCGAGtgatctcttctcatccacggacccggtggagacggcgtactccaacaTTAAACAGAAGCCTTTCTCCTCCACTCCCATTGGTGGGGGTGGTCCCACATTCCATTTTAAGTAACTGAGATTGTATAAACGAGAAGGACACCAGGTTCAATCTGGAGCAAGGTCATGATGCCAGCTGAAACCAGAGAGGTGGGGGCAAGACAGAGAGGGGGTTCTCAAACAGCCCCGGAATGTGAGGAGAGAGATAAAACAGACATTCCcagagtacacacacacacacacacaggtttgaaattatatctttgtggggtcTCCGTAATCTTCTATATGGGGAAAACTTCAGtcacaacatgacaaccttaacctctacccagccctaaccttaactataagtagccaaacaaaatacgagacttttggcatttttactttttccattcacaaatctttgtgAATCAATGTCACACAAATCAATGTCAAACCAACAtgtttatcacattatggggaacATTCGGTCcgcacaatgtaatataaacctagaccacacacacacacagaacacatcaGCTTCCCCTCCAAAGATAGTAGACATGCCCGCTTGAGAGGGTGATATGATCAGACATACAATGGAAGGTTTTGGGCAGCATTATGCCACATGAACAAGCAATCGCCTCTTACACCAACTCACTGTGTATCAGGGTATGAGACACTATGTGGGGCCTCAAACtgtgttatttatttcatttactgAATAAACACATGACAGCAGCTGTGCCTGTTTGTGCAGTCAGAAAAGAGCATGTGCTAAACACTCAAGCAGAAATGCTAATCAGGCCCAAAAGAATCCCATGTCACCCTTATGGGAGAGGATAATGTGGCCCTCAGAGCAGGCCTTGGGGTTAAGTTGGTTGCCCTCCTCATTGACGATCACTGCAGGAGATGAGAGTGAGCTTGGCAATTCACTGCCTCAGTCATAATGTCTATCTTTGGCCAGTTAACGGAAAGGCCGGGCTTATCTGCACCCAGATACTGGAGGCCGCTGGTATTTTTAGCCACttgcagcagctgcagaagtGTTTAGCGGTGCTGCCTGGAAAATGAGGGTCAAGGAGTGTCGGCAGCAGAGTCTGCAGGGACTGATcgtcacacacagagctggggaggCTCTGCCATAAAGCCGGTTTTCACATGCTGGGGAGATTGAACACTGGGAAAAGAGAAATAGGGTTACAAACCAAACTGCATTTGGTAGGAGAGAATATTTAAGGGAGATTTCAGACGCTGTTTGTGGTACTTCAGGAAGAGAGCCAAAAAGTTGATGGTTGTGGACCTGTGAAGACAGGAAGCAGGTAGGTGATGAGAGGGTTACAGGACATGCAGTAATGGGGTCAGAGGTCGCTCTCATTAAATCTGAGTGATGGGGGTCACTGTCATTAAATGTGAGTGGCAGACGTGAGGCTTAAGCAGTTTGTGTCACATGGTGCTGATCTTCATTAGGAATGGAGGACATGCTTGGGGGAATTCTGGAACATGCCTTGACTTGCTGCTGTAGAAGTATATTCTTTGTtgtatttaaaatgcatgtatatatgtagATTAGATCGGAAACGTCCCGGTTCATCTAGCGACTGAGATAAGACGACCTGTTGGAATTCACAAAGGGTGACATCATGCTAGGAAAGTGGGATTCAGTAAAATGATGGGAGTGTGTGATGGTGGAGTGAAGGGGCCTGTGTGGTATGCCCCAGCATGCCTGTACGTGGTGCAGCTAAACAGAGAGTTTGAGTCATGCAGGACTGTGTGTGAGAGCAAGTGGGACAGCGGGATTCCATGGCGAGATCGGGTTCCCCAGATTGTCAACAGCCTTCCGGGGAAACTTCCCCTTCAGAGACATCGCCCACTGCAGTCCAGGCTGGTTTTTTAGGGTGGACTCACACTAGCCGATTTGTACTGTGCCCAAGCATATTTGACAGCCAAAATCCAATTCATTTGACTAGCATGTTAGGCTTAACCATGCCCTGACCCACTTGATGAGGTGGGCCACAGAATTATTAGTCGGATTCAGGCACAGTATGCGTCTAATGTGATCACTAACCGTGCCCAGTTGCAGTACACAGACATGACATCAATGGATCAATGGTGACATGCGCATTTGCCCCCCTAAGGGAACGGAtcaggtaggctgtacagatcgcataacttaaaaaaaattttttttttgcaaaactgtgctgcaaaaaaaaaatgatgcataCAGATTGTGTTAGCAGCAAACATTTCAGAAACTTGCTGCATTATAAGATCCCTTACATAAATCTCTGATTTGAAGCTCGGGAGATCATATTTAACTAGTTGACATTTTAATCTGCTATACAGCATGATGCATGCATTTCTGACATAGGATGTAATTGAGATTCGGCAGTGGTTCTGACATATTGAGTCCATGTTTCAGATTCAGAGGTTAGCGTTAGAGATGACTGGTACTGTAATACCAGTACTAAAGAAATGTAATACcgaacagctttcaaaaatgcagtACCACGGTACCTTATCAGTACAGACATCCCTTGCAAAATTAGTCTGCGCAAATGTAcagcatgaataaataaaaatcactgcATTGCATACTTGATAAATCTATATGTGTCATCGTGCCCAATGACTCCAAATAAGTCATGAAATAACAACATTAATCATTAATTCCATTCTGCTGTGCGATCCTTCCTAAGTTTTCTTCAGcacaaaaaagtcacacagtGATGACGAATGCATGCCTGGGGCAGGATTGTTAAATTAAATGAGAGCACAGGACAGCAAGAGAGTGGGGAGGCGGGGCAGTCATGCTTAGGCACAGTACAAGACAGCTAAAAGTGTGAATAGGAGGTGGCGAGGCCACCAAAAGTGCTGCAGCCTGGGAGCTTAGGTCAGACCCACTGCGTTTTATTTAGCATCAGCTGTGAATGCAGCTCCTATTGGCCAAAATCTTCAGGCTCCTCCCATATCACAATGAGCAGGATCTTGCATCCACCATGGCTTTGGGGTGCGTAGTTTTTGTGCATCTTTCCCTGAAAGTGAACAAGGCTCTGCTTTCAGGGCAGTGATCCTACATCACCCACTCCTGATTTTGGATTACAGGGTTTCATTTCATCTGCCCCCCAGCAGAGAATCCATTTAACACCCAAGAAAACATGCCTATGAACTGTCAATAACcacgtttacatgcacagcttAGTCGAGCTACAGTCATAGCTCGACTACGCCTGTGACGTGCAGCAAGGAGAGaggaggcagaccccgtaatgTTGTAGTGAACAGGTTTAATGAAAAATCCGGGAattgtgtaaagaagtgcttcctcaaatttgttttaaaatgttctcccgctaatttccacttacggccacgagttctagtatttaaactaatattgaaatagccatttggctgaacagcatccagacttgttagaatcttatagacctggatcatgtacctccttagtctcctttgctcgaggctaaacagattcagctcagctaacctcttcTCATatgaccaggaatcattctcgtagccctccgttgcacctcttctaaggcagcaatgtccttcttaaggtatggtgaccaaattTGCACACAAttttctaggtggggtcttaccaaggaattatataaatgtaacatcacctcccttgacttaaaccccacacacctagagatataacccaacattctattggcctacGGGGTGAACAAAATTGTCGCTCGGTAAGGCACATTAGAAataatggcaacaatacttcgcattGAGCCTCTGGGCTCGTCAGCTTAAGAAGTGGAGCGATTAGCCGACAATTGTCTGGAGCTGCTTGGTCCCGCCCGTGTGGGCGTGACAACGCCATTATATGGACTACAGCCCTGTCCCAGTATACATACACGGGAGGAGAATCGAATCATTGAGCGAAGTATATCTAACTCCGCTACAATACATGCCGACATGGTTTCTGTTAGCTTGTTAGTACTGGGCTTTTTCCAGCTGACCTATTTTGTCACAGAcgtaaaaaatataaaattaataataatgggtGCATGGACAAATTaagtgacacaagctttaattgcaGTCTGGTCAGAATAACAGATAGTGTCACGCCCCGCCGGTGAACAGGCAATGGGAGGCGGCAGCCCCGACCAATACCGGGACTCCACGTTCGATATAAACACGAAAACACTGCAGCCCGGTGCGAGGTATTGTAGATGATTAGATTCAAACTGAGCATAAGTTTCCCTGTCTTTCGTTTAGCTCCGTTCCACCCTGCTTGCCCTGCCCGACTCTTCCTACAACCCGTCTCGACCTCCCTCCTGCCCTTCCTCCACTTGCTCTTCCTCTTCGTGAACCCCCCGTGTGCCGTGTCTGTGTCACCGGACGGATATCCTGGCTCTCGACCCATTTGCCTGCGACCCCAACAACGAATCCGGATCCTGACTCCAGCCTTCCCGATCTCCTAGTTTTCGACCCTGGCTGTACGACCACGATTCTGCCCACTCTAAGTTTCTAGTGCTACAGCATTGTGCAATAAAGACTCTGTAGAACGTCCCTCTATTGGTCCTAGCGGGTTTGTGACAGATAGAAACaagatcaggatagcataacaagaagtaaagtattttgtataatatactatgacagcAAGGTATTGATTttgctgtaataaatattggggtatttatgaaacaagaaaaagacaaaatttTCTCACAACcccatctaggagtgatttaacccgcaaggatgaaaatgaataTGATTGTTTTGGAGAACATATGCAGTTCTCATGCAcaagcagcggaggtaaactttaaactgatttttaatcatatactagataatcttaaaaattaataattattaaaattgctaggtttttttcctatgacagagtaaaactgTTTTAGTAAGACTTAAACTAACTGTGCTATAATATTCATACCAAATTGTAAGttagaaaaagcctgatcttaatctagctgactagcgatgtaagaattgcatgtgtCCAATactactacagccatttttagaATTCATTACAAAAAAACCCGCCTTACGTTGTAATGTCATTCGGTGCTGGCACCAGTTTTTACAccaatggaaaaccaacacctttaagtatcatacttttggtaccttcttaaagtaccaaaagtacagtacctggcGCGGTAGTAAGCACCCTTTTGTTAAGTGGTGAATTGGACAGCTTTACAGCGCTGTACATTTCGTACGTGCTGTATGTCCTCTGCTATGCTCCAAACTTCTTCTTCATACCAGCTTCTTTTGTTACTTCTGGGTCAAAGCCcaggggggaaactggagcatGCGCAGAACACCTAGTCCAGTTTGAGTCCAATTGAATGTATAAATGCAGAAGTAAATTGATTCCTAATCGTATTATCTGGGTGTCTTGATTTCGAGACATTTGCTTGGAGAAATGCACTTTAAAAGTCCAGTTTTAGTcggactaacacaataattaGATTTTCTTAGTCtgcatgtaaacgtactgaGTGAGTCAAATATGTGACATTGCCCCTCCTGACACCTAGCAGATAAAGCTGGGAGGTGTGTGGTGTGCCAGATGAGGCCTTCAGCACAGAGCATGTAGTCTGAAACCTGTCCGAACAACCACTTGTGTTTCCATCTCTCCAGGTGAGTGTGTAACAAAGCAGGGAAGCAGCAGCAATGGATGCATTTGTGGGTGCCCCCCGCATCCGGGCCTACCCCCGTCCTGTCACAGTATGTGGTGGTTCTGACGCCATCCTGACATGCTGGATCAGCGGAGATCCTCATCCTGAGGTGGTCTGGGAGCGGAACGGAGAGAGGATCCCCTTGGGAGGGCACTTCTGTCCCACCGAGAATGGTGATGTCTACAGTCTCACAATCTCTGCAGCAACACCAGAGGATGCTGGTCAGTACATCTGCAAGATCAAGAACAGTGTCGGGGAGGCTTACGCAGCTGCTACACTGAGGGTGGAGGGGATAACAGATAACAGGGACACCAGCCTGAAGGGCAGGGgcaagatggatggaatgaGGTCAACCATGGAGGACAATGACATCACCATGAAAGAAGGGGGTAAGACAGAGGGGATGAGGTTAACCATGGAGAACTCGGACTCCACCCTGAACCTGGAGAGTAAGCTGATGCATGAGAGGCTACCTGAAGATAATCTGGCAGTTTTCCAGAAGATGGACGgcaaggagcaggagagaagaTTGACTATGAACAATGAGGACACCAAAATAAATGCTGAGGGAAGGCAATCGCCTCTGGCTTTCAATGGCTACATCCCCCTGAAGGTGGAGCATAAGATGGAGCAGAGGAGGCAGCCCACAGAGAGTGAGGCAGGGAGGGTTGCGAATGGCTACGCTCCCCTGAATACGGAGGAGATGGAGTGTGCGCCCCGCGTCCTCATCAGGCCGCTGTCTGCCCGTGTGTGCCTTGGTGATGACGTCATGCTGTCCTGCAAGCTGTGGGGACATCCCCTCCCCGAGGTTACCTGGGAGAAGGACGGCCGGCAGCTAAATGAGATCTTCGACAGTGGACACTACAGCGAGGGAAGCCAGGATGGTGGCTGGTTCCAGCTCTGCATCTTTGGGGTGCGGGGCCCCGATGGGGGGGTGTACACTTGCAGGGCCTGCAACACAGCTGGACAAGTGGTGGCCAGCGCTATGCTTCTGGTGGACAGGCTCAACCTGGAAGAAGATACAATCCAAAATGGCTACAGTCACTGGGAGGGCCGTGGGCGGTACCACATCCCGCTGCTCAGGGACGATCCCTCCCTCAACCCCAGCAAAGTCAAGAAGTTTGCAGTGACAGAGGGCAAGCATGCCAAGTTTCGCTGTTATGTGACAGGGAAGCCCAAACCAGACATCTTATGGAGGAAGGATGGCCAGGCCATCAGATCCGGCCGACGCCACCTGCTGTATGAGGACCGCGAGGGCTACTTCACCCTCAAGGTGCTCTACTGCAAGCAGCAGGACATCGGAACATACGTGTGTGTGGCGTCCAACATGGCTGGACAAACCCTGAGTGCTGTGCACCTGTACGTCAAAGGTACGACAAGCTCGTCTGTGAGCACAGGTTATGGTTAGGCCATGGTGCTTGTGAGAACTGATCCAGTAACATTCTGTAATCATATATCGCTTTGAATGTGGGCAATGGTAATATAGGAGCAGAAAAAGCTGTTCATGATGTTACTGGGAACACAGCCCATGGGAATGAGTGATTAGGGTCAAAGACGTGAGCCTGATGgcctgaaattcaaatgaaaaccTGGGAGTTTTGGCAGGGGGTATAGGACCTTGTATTGCATACTTAAGCGCTGAGATAAACATTGAAGACCAGCAGCAGTTCAGCTTTCCAGATGAACTGCACATGCCGGCTGGCAGGATTATTTGAAATGACAGCTATGTCACATGTGCCCCCTTACTTCCTCCACTCCCCCGCCACTGTCCCCTCAGAGCCTCGTGGACACTTTCAGCAGCCACTGAGGGATGTGGATGCTTGTGAGCGTGACCTGGCCGTGTTAGAGTGTGAAGTGGCCGATGACAGCGCCCCGGTCACATGGTACTTGGAGGACCGGCGGCTGCAGGCCAGTGTCAAGTACAGCATGGAGGAGTGGGGCAAGCGAAGGCGACTGACCATCCGTGACGTGGGTGCTGACGACGATGGTGTCTACCTGTGCGAAACAGCAGATGGCAGCAGGAGCATTGCAGAACTGGCCATCAGAGGTGACAGCATGTTTATTTACTCATTTAGGATGGGCTTCCAATAACAAGTGTACTTTGGTGCTCACCTTGCCAGCAGAGTGTATTATGTGCTGGGTGTGTAACCCATCACATTTCTCTGTTTTTGTGGGATGTCTTGGTCCCTAGGCACCATCATCCGCAGACTCCCACGCCGGCTGGAGGTCCTGGAGGGTGAAAATGCAGCCTTCTGTGTGGAGGTGGCTGAGGATGAGATGGACAGCAAATGGCACAAGGATGGACTGCAGCTGTGGGACACCCACCACACCATTATCAAGTCCTTCGGTAAAACCCACATCCTGGTGTTTGTTGACACCATGCTGCAGGACACTGGTATAGTGACATTCACTGTGGGTCGGTCCCGGACTACGGCCAAACTGAGAGTGAAAGGTGaccatctctctctcttgccTGCCTTACTTACTTTCCCACCTGTGTCTCTATTTCATGGGCTGCTCTTTTCATTCCCTGCTCATAGCTGCCAGACATGCCCCACCCAGCTGCCCCTCAGATGCTCAGATCTGCCAGAACTGCGCCAACGTAGCCCTGCTGTCTTGGGTGCTGGTGCAGGATGTAGACAAGAGCTCCCCCTTGGGGTATGTGGTGGAGCGACAGGAAGTAGGTTCCCAGGAGTGGCTGCAGTGCCTGACCACAGATGGTGCCACCTCGGCAGAGGTGCTGGGTGACAACGTGCCCGGTGAAGCCGACTATCGCTTCCGTGTCTGCAGCATGAACAAGTATGGCAGAAGCAGCCATGTGGAATTCCCCGGCTCAGTGCACTTGGGTGAGGAAAAGGCTCCCATGAGGATCCTACTCTGAGGGGGTAAAGGGATGTATATAACATCACACAGTGTGCTGATGACTGTTTGCAGCATATAGTTACAGTATCAGGCTGTGTGTCTTCACAAAGGCCTCGTGGCATTTCAGTGAGCTTCAGGGTGTCCAAAGAGTGACGGGCTACAGTCTTACACCAGTCTTACTCCCACATTGCTTCTGAATTTTGAGTTCTGATGTAACACTGATGTCTCACCATTCCGATTATCAATACTGTCAAGTTCAGTGGATTCTATTTATTATGGTAATACCATGCTTGCAGAATATGGACCCACGTAAGCCGAAACTAAATGCAGTGGAACTgtgatcacgtctgtctgggtgaaattgatcactataagcggatgatcattataacttttatgtaatatttttcctctctttatgtctcaggcagatttccatctaattgacatttgtatattgcATGAAAATAAGGTAATAGAATAGACAGCATGGCTATTTAGTAAATTTTACTgactctttcaaaatacagttaaatctttttaaaatgcttttcaaattgcagtactgtacaaatgaaATCCCTGAAATGTATAACTCAAATACAttataatacagtactgtatataaaatatatcttATTGTGGTTTCGCTGCTGCCTCTCATTGGcttgtttttggcagtttatcataaacTTTGATGAAACTATATTTTTCATTGAGAGTTTCTTTTTCCCTTAATGTTTTCCGTGCATGCAACAGGTAGAAGCAGACGGGTTACTGCAAGGCAAAGTAGGGCCAtcaaagtaaagtaaagtataataaagtaaaaaaaaaaaaaaaaaaaacgtagttTAATTTTTCCATATGTCGTCATGTATAAAAACCCTGAAATGAACACTGTAAACTTTATTACTATATTACTTGATTGCTATAAGCAAactatttaaacagtatttgtacaggaatgaatctcaagctttttgatccacaTAAGTGATCACTCACTATAactgtgatcactataagcagtttCCACTATATTTTGATCCCACAGCCTCAGCAAGGCTCCTCATTCTACCTGCTAGTTTGCATTAGTGGATAAAATCTTGGAAACAgttccaatttttagagattgcagaccTTTATTCAACTGTTGCCCCAGTTATTTAATTGTCCATTGCAcaatatttgtaacattctttgattgtttctAAACATTACCACAATATACATGTACaaattccattcattcatcttccaaaCCACTTAACCTtctgggttgcagggggtccatAGCCTATCCTGGAAGATACAGGCACAAGATGGGGAACAGCCCATCACAGGCAcacttacacaccattcacaatTTAGTAACAACGAGCCACAGCATGCCTTTagattgtggggggaaactggagtaccagGAGAAAACCCcctgatgacatggggagaacatgcaaactccacacacatgtaacccaggcggagactcaaaaCCTGGTCCCAGacgtgtgaggcaacagtgctaacccaccgcaccaccatgccactatGTGTACAAATTTTTTAAGTGTAATGCAAGgaatgctaggtgtttccacaatttggGCCTCTAGTGTAGGTGCTTGTGGAGATGATGCCCCCTTaactgtgtttttctgtgtctCAGTCCCTGTGTTCAGGGTGGTAGGACCACTGCAGGATGTCCTGGTGCGTAGGGGCCAACAGGCCCACTTCATAATTCAACTCTCTGCCTCAGCCACTGGATCATGGTTCTGGAATGGCACCAAGGTTGAAGACAATGGCCAATTCTCCACCCAACAATCTGGCACGTGCCATTCCCTGCTCATTCAAGGGGTGGAGCTCTGTGATGACAGGACAGAAGTCACCTTTGTTGCTACTGGGATCCGAGAATCTGCCTTCCTTCTATTGCAGGGTATGCCCAGCTATATCGTTGCTCCTACACTGTTTGTTTTTACTAGTGTAATATTCTATCCATTTCTCAAACCTCTACTCCAGGTTACCATTGCCAACACTGTCCAAAACATCTCAAACTGGAGAACCTTGAGAAAACAGAATATTGAGATATGGGGGGTGGCAATGCTGAGCTAAATGTCTTAAGAATGCATCTGTACACTCTGTGTGTAGTGCAAGTCATTTAAATCCTACTACAACATGCATGACTGTCCTTATTCACGCAGCTCCAGCAATGTTTACACCTCTCCTGAAGATGGACTCACACAAGCATGTTGAGCTTGGGCAGCCAATCGTACTGTACTGTGAGCTGTCAGACCCCACAGTCCCTGTCCACTGGTCCAAGGATGGGGCAGAGCTGAACACCAAGAACGGTTTTCTTGTCCAATCGGTGGGCAACATGCGAAGGATCATCATTGAGTCGGCTGAGTTCTTGCACTCTGGGGCCTATAGGTGTGATTCCggtgatgatgtcatcacatTTAACATTGAGGTCGAAGGTGAGCTTAAAGTCATTCCACACAGGGTCTTCCTGGTCTTGGTTTTAATGGGGTGTCATACTGAGCTCCCTAGCATACAGTCAGTACCGTTCCCTGCCCTTTGTCCATTAATGATCAGTAGAAATAGGATCTTTCCCTGACCTCATATGCTGTTTACCATATTTGTGTAACATTAAATGTAGCTCCACTGCCAAGGTTTGTAGAACTTCCCGAAATTGAGAAGAACCCATCTGTCAAAACTGGTGACCAAATCATCCTGCAGTGTGCGGTCACAGACCCCACTGAGCAAGTCTGCTGGTCCAAGAATGGAGTCGAGCTCTTCACACAGACTGGACTCAACATCCAGTCAGAGGGTACTGTGAAACAGCTGACTGTCCAATCAGCAGACCTCTCCCATTCTGGAATTTACAGTTGTAGTTTAGGTGATGACGTCATTACATTCAAGGTCAACGTTCAAGGTGAATTGTTGGTTGGATTTTgaaataatatgaataataGTAACGTGGCCACTGAATGAGTGCTGCTTTCCTATCTCCAGCACCACCTGTAACATTCATGGGCATGCCTGAAGAAGACCATCACAGAAGAATTGTGGAATTGGACCCTCTGATCCTGTCTTGTGAGGTGTCCAGGTCAGACGCAGAGGTAAGCTGGTACAAAGATGGAATGGAAAAGCACCATGGAGACAACAACATCATCATCCAGGCCTGTGGCACCACAAGAAGGCTGATCATCCAGTCAACTCAGTTGTCAGATTCTGGGACTTACACATGTTGCTCAGGAGACGAGAAGGTGCTCTTCACAGTGCACATACGAGGTTTGGAGCATTTCCCTAAAATAAAcacagtgagtgtgtgtcttTAAGGTGCTTGCATTCTCATGTTACCTCATTCCACAGAGCCTCCTGTGATGATCGTCCACCCCAAGGAGGACATACACCTAGAGCTGTACCTATCAGAGGAGGTGGTCCTGAGTTGTGAGCTGTCCCACTCCAGCAGTGTCGTGCACTGGTACAAGGACGGCCAGAAGCTGCCAGAGGTAGACCGGGTCAAACTGAAGAGTGAGGGGCCATACAGGACCCTGGTCATTCCCCACAGCACCATTGAGGATTCAGGAGAGTATGTGTGTGACACAGGTGATGACTCTGCGTTCTTCCAACTCAGCATAACAGGTGTGGATCATTCTTCATCACTGCTGTGCTGTCCAGTTACTTTGGGTGCATAGACACTTTTTGAGGCTCTTTCATATCTCTGGGACAAAATCCTACTCCTTCCATAGCTTCTCTGTCTTTCAGCCTCATTGTTTCTTTTATTTCCCAGAACCCCCTGTGTGTATAGTGTCTCCCAACCAATCACATGTGGAGCTCTGCTGGTGGGCTTTAGAGCAGGTGGTTCTGAGCTGCGAGATCTCCAAGGCAGAGGCAGAAGTCCGCTGGTTCCGTGATGGCCTGCAGCTGGAGGACACGGATGGTCTCTTCCTGGAGACCGATGGAGTCCACAGGAGACTCATCATACCAGCAGCAACTACTGAGGATTCAGCTGATTACATATGTGAGACCACTGGAGACTCTGTGACCTTTACTGTCATTGTCACAGGTATCTTCAATATAATCTCTGATAGTCTTTCTGTTTCAAATAACCATAAACAGTAAATCTTGACTGAGACAGAGCTTTTTGTCTGGATATAGCATTTTTTTTCATCACATACACATTTAATATGTTAGAGATTACCTGGAGGTCACAGGTTGAGATTTAAGAGTCAAGACATCTCCATCTAAAGAATAGAAACAGATTTCACTTCAGGTTTTACTCCCTGTAGTATTAATATTAGCTTCCGATTTCAGCATTCCCACGGATTCATTCTTCTGTTACTCTAGAAGCCCCAGTGAAGTTTGTCCATCTCAGAGAGATGCCTCAGCCCACAGAGGCCTTGGCTGGGGAACCGCTGGTGCTCAGGTGTGAAGTATCCAACCCGGAGGCACCAGTGAGCTGGACAAGGGACAGCTGGGAAATCAAAGTGGGAGATGAGGTCGAAATCACAGAGGATGGTGTCTTCCGCCAGATAATCATACTGTCGCCCACTGtggaggattctgggaaatatATTTGTCAGACAAAGGATGACAAAATGGAATTCCAAGTCAAAATCACAGGTAAGATCTCACTTGAAGAAATTTCACtattttttccctgttttttaaaataatcatttaaaattttgtttCTTAAAGAGCCACCAGCAAAAATTCTGAGAAAAGAAGAAATAAAGACTGAACTGAAAACACTGGTGTCTGATGACCTGGTGCTGGAGTGTGAGCTTTCTCGAGCCAGCAGGAATGTCATGTGGTACAAGGATGGTAAGCAGATCATCGAGAACGAACGCTTTTGTTATGAGGAGGAAGGGTCCTTCCGATCCCTCATCATCCTTAGCGCTGAGCTCACGGATGCTGGTGAATATATTTGTGACACTGGAGATGACAGAGTGGTTTTCAATGTCACCATGAAAGGTATGACAAACATACTGCACTCATTTAAATGGTCATGTTGAGTAACTCATAATGATGTACGATAGACGTAATGATGACAACCAGTTGCTGGCTTGCTCTGCAGAGCCCCCAGTGACCATTATAGGTAACTCAATCAGCCAACA
This window of the Paramormyrops kingsleyae isolate MSU_618 chromosome 1, PKINGS_0.4, whole genome shotgun sequence genome carries:
- the obsl1a gene encoding obscurin-like protein 1a isoform X5, whose product is MDAFVGAPRIRAYPRPVTVCGGSDAILTCWISGDPHPEVVWERNGERIPLGGHFCPTENGDVYSLTISAATPEDAGQYICKIKNSVGEAYAAATLRVEGITDNRDTSLKGRGKMDGMRSTMEDNDITMKEGGKTEGMRLTMENSDSTLNLESKLMHERLPEDNLAVFQKMDGKEQERRLTMNNEDTKINAEGRQSPLAFNGYIPLKVEHKMEQRRQPTESEAGRVANGYAPLNTEEMECAPRVLIRPLSARVCLGDDVMLSCKLWGHPLPEVTWEKDGRQLNEIFDSGHYSEGSQDGGWFQLCIFGVRGPDGGVYTCRACNTAGQVVASAMLLVDRLNLEEDTIQNGYSHWEGRGRYHIPLLRDDPSLNPSKVKKFAVTEGKHAKFRCYVTGKPKPDILWRKDGQAIRSGRRHLLYEDREGYFTLKVLYCKQQDIGTYVCVASNMAGQTLSAVHLYVKEPRGHFQQPLRDVDACERDLAVLECEVADDSAPVTWYLEDRRLQASVKYSMEEWGKRRRLTIRDVGADDDGVYLCETADGSRSIAELAIRGTIIRRLPRRLEVLEGENAAFCVEVAEDEMDSKWHKDGLQLWDTHHTIIKSFGKTHILVFVDTMLQDTGIVTFTVGRSRTTAKLRVKAARHAPPSCPSDAQICQNCANVALLSWVLVQDVDKSSPLGYVVERQEVGSQEWLQCLTTDGATSAEVLGDNVPGEADYRFRVCSMNKYGRSSHVEFPGSVHLVPVFRVVGPLQDVLVRRGQQAHFIIQLSASATGSWFWNGTKVEDNGQFSTQQSGTCHSLLIQGVELCDDRTEVTFVATGIRESAFLLLQAPAMFTPLLKMDSHKHVELGQPIVLYCELSDPTVPVHWSKDGAELNTKNGFLVQSVGNMRRIIIESAEFLHSGAYRCDSGDDVITFNIEVEAPLPRFVELPEIEKNPSVKTGDQIILQCAVTDPTEQVCWSKNGVELFTQTGLNIQSEGTVKQLTVQSADLSHSGIYSCSLGDDVITFKVNVQAPPVTFMGMPEEDHHRRIVELDPLILSCEVSRSDAEVSWYKDGMEKHHGDNNIIIQACGTTRRLIIQSTQLSDSGTYTCCSGDEKVLFTVHIREPPVMIVHPKEDIHLELYLSEEVVLSCELSHSSSVVHWYKDGQKLPEVDRVKLKSEGPYRTLVIPHSTIEDSGEYVCDTGDDSAFFQLSITEPPVCIVSPNQSHVELCWWALEQVVLSCEISKAEAEVRWFRDGLQLEDTDGLFLETDGVHRRLIIPAATTEDSADYICETTGDSVTFTVIVTEAPVKFVHLREMPQPTEALAGEPLVLRCEVSNPEAPVSWTRDSWEIKVGDEVEITEDGVFRQIIILSPTVEDSGKYICQTKDDKMEFQVKITEPPAKILRKEEIKTELKTLVSDDLVLECELSRASRNVMWYKDGKQIIENERFCYEEEGSFRSLIILSAELTDAGEYICDTGDDRVVFNVTMKEPPVTIIGNSISQQQQCLMAGDDLILACEVSRPDAPVQWYCNDSVLSSNSRTCVESYGTVRRLTILGLQPSDSGRYMCNAIDDKIYTTVKVQVPPVRFLNKDEGNVLMGYEGESIMLKAQVSRDNATVCWMRDWTNVAGERFHLSSGGSDRILTIDPLQRSDSGEYTCDADTDCMHFSLLVKEMRMKFVKALEDTVAHQNGLVTLRCELNKFRGDVLWLKDGVEIMPSRRFTIRVNGPEHTFTIHRLIPADAGEYACESKDDRTCGRLVVKMPRVVEFLVELHSTTVIEGEDATFRCVVSPEDVQLLWYRDGEMITNTDGRVSVSRNGLCHMLHIHGCQLTDGGRIAVDAEGVVSKASLQVQEAQVLFTKKMASVVSEEYGEATLEVEVNLEAAEVQWMRQGLVIQPGPKYTLNSEGYHRSLTVHSLGISDRGTYCCETLHDRTQGKLNVESRKIIICRGLTDMEVLEWETATFEVELSHSNVEGVWQKDGLRLKPSNQLRITSKEKVHSLTLSSLTLEDTGTVVFSAEGVRSLARLTVKEPPVTFQKEPQDLCLPEGSLASIECELSRQNASVRWLKDSVELKPDKNHRVYSMGRKRLLQILECDVCDSGTYECDAGDARASCSVDIYEREVEVLQDLVDLEIQEDQNAVFVCEVSRADVPGEWFRNEDKIRPTSMIKIRQEGAKHFLLMCNVTSEDSGEIRFAAGGAESIAYLEVNELPVTIVKPLRDRTALERHRVILECTVSSPRATVHWFRGANEIVPSERFKIHSEGCYHKLVIQPLVQEDEGTYSVQVEEHTSSAQLLVEGAADSAGAGRRGGDSPKRGPF